One genomic window of Monodelphis domestica isolate mMonDom1 chromosome 1, mMonDom1.pri, whole genome shotgun sequence includes the following:
- the ULK3 gene encoding serine/threonine-protein kinase ULK3 isoform X2 — protein MEFCAGGDLSRFIRSRRILPEKVARIFLQHLASALQFLHSRNISHLDLKPQNILLSSLEKPHLKLADFGFAQHMSPWDEKHVLRGSPLYMAPEMVCRRQYDARVDLWSVGVILYEALFGQPPFASKSFTELEEKIRSNRVIELPTRPQLSQNCRDLLQRLLERDPDRRISFKDFFAHPFVDLEHMPSGRSLEQATALVVDAVKKDQEGDAASALSLYCKALDYFVPALHYEVDARRKEAIKAKVAQYVSRAEELKALVGSSNRALLQQGTCARDLLKEMARDKPRLVAALDVASAAMAKEEQGPEDGDALELYQQSLGELLLLLAAEPAGRRRELLHAEIQTLMGRAEYLKEQLKMKENQWEAESVDKDGLSESVRSSCTLQ, from the exons ATGGAGTTCTGTGCGGGGGGTGACCTATCCCGCTTCATCCGGAGCCGCCGCATCCTGCCGGAGAAGGTGGCGCGCATCTTCCTGCAGCACTTGG CCAGTGCCCTGCAGTTCCTGCACAGCCGGAACATCTCTCACCTGGATCTGAAGCCGCAGAACATCCTGCTGAGCTCTCTGGAGAAGCCCCACCTCAAGCTGGCTG ACTTCGGCTTCGCACAGCACATGTCCCCCTGGGATGAGAAGCACGTGCTCCGAGGCTCCCCCCTCTACATGGCCCCCGAGATGGTGTGTCGACGCCAGTACGACGCCCGGGTGGATCTCTGGTCCGTCGGCGTCATCCTGTACG AGGCTCTTTTTGGCCAGCCGCCCTTCGCCTCCAAGTCATTCACAGAGCTGGAGGAGAAGATTCGTAGCAACCGTGTCATCGAG CTTCCCACTCGGCCGCAGCTCTCCCAGAATTGCCGAGACCTCCTGCAGCGGCTCCTGGAGCGGGACCCGGACAGGCGCATCTCCTTCAAGGACTTCTTCGCTCACCCCTTTGTGGACCTCGAGCACATGCCCAGCGGGAGGAGCCTGGAGCAGGCA ACTGCTCTGGTCGTGGACGCTGTGAAGAAGGACCAGGAGGGAGACGCTGCGTCTGCCCTGTCTCTCTACTGCAAGGCATTAGACTACTTTGTTCCAGCCTTACACT ATGAAGTGGATGCCAGGCGCAAGGAGGCGATTAAGGCGAAG GTGGCTCAGTATGTGTCGAGGGCCGAGGAGCTCAAAGCCCTGGTCGGCTCCTCCAACCGGGCCCTTCTCCAGCAGGGCACCTGTGCGCGAGACCTCCTCAAAG AAATGGCCAGAGACAAGCCGCGCCTGGTGGCCGCCCTGGACGTGGCCTCCGCCGCTATGGCCAAG GAGGAGCAGGGCCCGGAGGACGGGGACGCCCTGGAGCTGTACCAGCAGAGCCTCGGGGAGCTCCTCCTGCTCCTGGCAG CTGAACCGGCGGGGAGGAGGCGGGAGCTGCTGCACGCCGAG ATCCAGACCCTGATGGGCCGAGCAGAGTACCTGAAGGAGCAGCTCAAG ATGAAGGAGAATCAATGGGAAGCCGAGTCCGTGGACAAAGATGGACTGTCCGAGTCTGTGCGAAGCT CCTGTACGCTGCAGTGA
- the LOC130457065 gene encoding growth arrest-specific protein 1-like, which translates to MRPARGRGDSGGGGPVLPLLLLLLPSLRADEAGVVSGEPCWEALLRCQGEPACSSAYSQSQAACKPVLGGAGGCPSHCVGALLQLNGTRRGPALERCECGADALCRRLKAALEPCLPRPARGGLGCTAARRRCQAEPACRDTLASYLARCGQLFNGRRCTAACRAAIEALLATAGGPLLERCVCDGAERPFCQVLKDNMGRLCFDPAAAAAAEAEDDDYEDEEETSRPPPPPPHGPSETLWGRSRAQPLRPGLGRQQGRSGGALTLALLGLALWLLPEL; encoded by the coding sequence ATGAGGCCAGCGCGGGGCCGGGGAGACAGTGGCGGCGGGGGGCCAGTGCTCCCACTTTTGCTCCTGCTTTTGCCGTCGCTGCGGGCGGACGAGGCCGGGGTGGTATCTGGGGAGCCGTGCTGGGAGGCTCTGCTGCGCTGCCAGGGGGAGCCTGCGTGCAGCTCGGCCTACAGCCAGAGCCAGGCTGCGTGCAAGCCGGTGCTGGGGGGCGCGGGCGGCTGCCCCAGCCACTGCGTGGGCGCGTTGTTGCAGCTCAACGGCACCCGGCGCGGGCCAGCCCTGGAGCGCTGCGAGTGCGGGGCCGACGCGCTCTGCCGCCGCCTCAAAGCGGCCCTGGAGCCGTGCCTGCCGCGGCCCGCGCGCGGTGGCCTAGGGTGCACGGCAGCCCGACGTCGCTGCCAGGCCGAGCCCGCTTGCCGGGACACGCTGGCCTCCTACCTGGCCCGCTGCGGGCAGCTGTTCAACGGGCGCCGCTGCACGGCCGCGTGCCGCGCGGCCATCGAAGCGCTGCTGGCCACGGCCGGGGGCCCGCTGCTGGAGCGCTGCGTGTGCGACGGCGCCGAGCGGCCCTTCTGCCAGGTGCTCAAGGACAACATGGGTCGCCTGTGCTTCgaccccgccgccgccgccgccgcggaGGCCGAGGACGATGACTACGAGGATGAGGAGGAGACGTCGCGCCCGCCGCCGCCCCCTCCTCACGGTCCCAGCGAAACACTGTGGGGTCGTTCCAGGGCCCAACCGCTGCGGCCAGGGCTGGGGCGGCAGCAGGGGCGCTCGGGGGGAGCCCTGACCCTGGCTCTCCTGGGGCTGGCGCTCTGGCTCCTCCCCGAGCTCTAG
- the ULK3 gene encoding serine/threonine-protein kinase ULK3 isoform X1 — protein sequence MAAGPARVEGQGLSPETQRLAALHCPRRALGAAWSPAGNQEAAAGPALPAPRTAVARAGARTIMAGPGWAPPRLDGYILTERLGSGTYATVYKAYGKRDTREVVAIKCVSKKSLNKASVENLLTEIEILKAIRHPHIVELKDFQWDGENIYLIMEFCAGGDLSRFIRSRRILPEKVARIFLQHLASALQFLHSRNISHLDLKPQNILLSSLEKPHLKLADFGFAQHMSPWDEKHVLRGSPLYMAPEMVCRRQYDARVDLWSVGVILYEALFGQPPFASKSFTELEEKIRSNRVIELPTRPQLSQNCRDLLQRLLERDPDRRISFKDFFAHPFVDLEHMPSGRSLEQATALVVDAVKKDQEGDAASALSLYCKALDYFVPALHYEVDARRKEAIKAKVAQYVSRAEELKALVGSSNRALLQQGTCARDLLKEMARDKPRLVAALDVASAAMAKEEQGPEDGDALELYQQSLGELLLLLAAEPAGRRRELLHAEIQTLMGRAEYLKEQLKMKENQWEAESVDKDGLSESVRSSCTLQ from the exons ATGGCTGCCGGCCCCGCGCGAGTCGAGGGGCAGGGGCTATCGCCGGAGACCCAGAGGCTGGCCGCCTTGCACTGCCCGCGGCGGGCGCTGGGGGCAGCGTGGAGCCCAGCCGGCAACCAGGAAGCGGCGGCGGGGCCTGCGCTGCCAGCGCCGCGCACGGCCGTGGCCCGGGCCGGGGCCAGGACCATCATGGCGGGGCCCGGCTGGGCGCCCCCGCGCCTCGATGGCTACATCCTCACCGAGCGGCTGGGCAGCGGCACGTACGCCACGGTGTACAAGGCCTACGGCAAG AGGGACACCCGGGAGGTGGTGGCCATCAAGTGTGTGAGCAAGAAGAGTCTGAACAAGGCGTCGGTGGAGAACCTGCTGACGGAGATCGAGATCCTCAAGGCTATCCGGCACCCCCACATCGTGGAGCTGAAGGACTTCCAG TGGGACGGTGAAAACATCTACCTCATCATGGAGTTCTGTGCGGGGGGTGACCTATCCCGCTTCATCCGGAGCCGCCGCATCCTGCCGGAGAAGGTGGCGCGCATCTTCCTGCAGCACTTGG CCAGTGCCCTGCAGTTCCTGCACAGCCGGAACATCTCTCACCTGGATCTGAAGCCGCAGAACATCCTGCTGAGCTCTCTGGAGAAGCCCCACCTCAAGCTGGCTG ACTTCGGCTTCGCACAGCACATGTCCCCCTGGGATGAGAAGCACGTGCTCCGAGGCTCCCCCCTCTACATGGCCCCCGAGATGGTGTGTCGACGCCAGTACGACGCCCGGGTGGATCTCTGGTCCGTCGGCGTCATCCTGTACG AGGCTCTTTTTGGCCAGCCGCCCTTCGCCTCCAAGTCATTCACAGAGCTGGAGGAGAAGATTCGTAGCAACCGTGTCATCGAG CTTCCCACTCGGCCGCAGCTCTCCCAGAATTGCCGAGACCTCCTGCAGCGGCTCCTGGAGCGGGACCCGGACAGGCGCATCTCCTTCAAGGACTTCTTCGCTCACCCCTTTGTGGACCTCGAGCACATGCCCAGCGGGAGGAGCCTGGAGCAGGCA ACTGCTCTGGTCGTGGACGCTGTGAAGAAGGACCAGGAGGGAGACGCTGCGTCTGCCCTGTCTCTCTACTGCAAGGCATTAGACTACTTTGTTCCAGCCTTACACT ATGAAGTGGATGCCAGGCGCAAGGAGGCGATTAAGGCGAAG GTGGCTCAGTATGTGTCGAGGGCCGAGGAGCTCAAAGCCCTGGTCGGCTCCTCCAACCGGGCCCTTCTCCAGCAGGGCACCTGTGCGCGAGACCTCCTCAAAG AAATGGCCAGAGACAAGCCGCGCCTGGTGGCCGCCCTGGACGTGGCCTCCGCCGCTATGGCCAAG GAGGAGCAGGGCCCGGAGGACGGGGACGCCCTGGAGCTGTACCAGCAGAGCCTCGGGGAGCTCCTCCTGCTCCTGGCAG CTGAACCGGCGGGGAGGAGGCGGGAGCTGCTGCACGCCGAG ATCCAGACCCTGATGGGCCGAGCAGAGTACCTGAAGGAGCAGCTCAAG ATGAAGGAGAATCAATGGGAAGCCGAGTCCGTGGACAAAGATGGACTGTCCGAGTCTGTGCGAAGCT CCTGTACGCTGCAGTGA